A genomic segment from Halomonas sp. TA22 encodes:
- a CDS encoding NAD(P)/FAD-dependent oxidoreductase, producing the protein MEDDTLDCLVIGAGPAGLTAGLNLNRFLRRVLIIDAGHSRASLIPCTYNYPGYPDGISGNELLDQLRRQLEFNGGSVSQGKVLRLLRDNDQGVFLAETEKETLRAKTVVLATGVIDIEPKLDGFDEIKHKGLVRYCPICDGKEFINLRIGVITNGDDHGVNECLFIKHFSAELTMIGVTGDCQPDQRMTDRLDRERISLVQGQAKRIRADEHDVLHLEMEGGQSHEFDALYCSLGTSVRSELGRELGARRTEDGNLIVDAHMQTGVEGLYAVGDMTNHLSQITVATGQAAIAATAVHNRLLKETYRHAKR; encoded by the coding sequence ATGGAAGACGACACTCTCGACTGCCTGGTTATCGGTGCGGGACCTGCCGGCCTTACCGCCGGCCTTAACCTTAATCGATTCTTGCGCCGTGTACTCATCATCGACGCGGGTCACAGCCGTGCCTCGCTGATTCCCTGCACGTACAACTATCCCGGCTATCCCGATGGGATAAGCGGGAACGAACTATTGGACCAGCTCAGGAGGCAGCTTGAGTTCAATGGAGGCAGTGTTTCGCAGGGAAAGGTCTTGCGGCTGCTACGAGATAATGACCAGGGCGTTTTTCTGGCAGAGACCGAGAAAGAGACGCTACGTGCCAAAACCGTCGTATTGGCCACCGGGGTGATCGATATCGAGCCTAAGCTCGACGGCTTCGACGAGATAAAACACAAGGGACTGGTACGCTACTGTCCCATTTGCGATGGCAAGGAGTTCATCAATCTGCGCATCGGCGTGATTACCAATGGCGATGATCACGGCGTCAACGAGTGTCTGTTCATCAAGCATTTCAGTGCTGAGCTGACCATGATCGGAGTGACGGGTGATTGCCAACCCGACCAGCGCATGACCGACCGACTCGACCGTGAGCGTATCTCGCTGGTACAGGGCCAGGCCAAGCGCATCCGGGCCGACGAACATGATGTGCTCCACCTGGAAATGGAGGGGGGGCAGAGCCATGAGTTCGACGCACTCTACTGCTCCCTTGGGACCAGCGTACGTAGCGAGCTGGGCAGGGAGTTGGGGGCAAGGCGAACCGAGGATGGCAACCTGATCGTCGATGCTCATATGCAGACCGGCGTCGAGGGCCTTTATGCCGTCGGTGACATGACCAATCACTTGAGCCAGATCACCGTCGCCACCGGCCAGGCCGCCATCGCCGCCACGGCTGTGCACAATAGGCTGCTGAAAGAGACCTATCGACATGCCAAACGATAA
- the pfkB gene encoding 1-phosphofructokinase yields MAKILCLTLNPALDLSIRLTSLAPGEVNRAESTQLAAAGKGVNVARVLVALGHQVRVSGFLGADNDAPFRHAFAEMGVDDEFIRLPGETRINAKLAERAGRVTDINGPGLAIGREAFAALIECLEAVIDAPATRPDAVVIAGSLPPGVTPGDLAALVRQLRGQGLPVWVDTSGEALSAAIGACPTAVKPNEHELAEWAGQALVSVAERLAAASRLHASGIEEALVSSGADGVLWVGPRGSWLATPPRMTVASTVGAGDTLVAAMLHGLLEGYDAEQALGFAAALSAESVRHIGVGDPHAEDFDQLKQQTRVRRLDDADVAEEGAPQ; encoded by the coding sequence ATGGCCAAGATTCTGTGCCTCACGCTCAATCCGGCGCTCGACCTGTCGATCCGCCTGACGTCGCTTGCACCAGGCGAGGTCAACCGCGCCGAGTCGACCCAGCTCGCGGCCGCCGGCAAGGGCGTCAACGTGGCACGGGTATTGGTGGCGCTTGGCCACCAGGTGCGCGTCTCCGGCTTCCTCGGTGCCGACAACGATGCCCCGTTTCGGCACGCCTTCGCCGAGATGGGGGTTGATGATGAATTCATCCGCCTGCCCGGCGAGACGCGCATCAACGCCAAGCTTGCCGAGCGGGCGGGGCGGGTGACGGACATCAACGGCCCGGGGCTCGCCATCGGCCGGGAGGCCTTCGCGGCCCTGATCGAGTGCCTGGAGGCAGTGATCGATGCGCCGGCCACCCGCCCCGATGCCGTGGTGATCGCCGGCAGCCTGCCGCCTGGCGTGACGCCTGGCGATCTGGCGGCACTGGTGCGTCAGCTGCGCGGTCAGGGACTGCCAGTGTGGGTCGACACCAGCGGCGAGGCGCTGAGCGCAGCCATCGGTGCCTGCCCGACGGCGGTCAAGCCCAACGAGCACGAACTGGCCGAGTGGGCGGGGCAGGCCCTTGTCAGTGTTGCCGAACGGCTCGCCGCGGCGAGCCGCCTGCATGCTAGCGGCATCGAGGAGGCGCTCGTCTCCTCCGGGGCCGATGGTGTGCTGTGGGTCGGGCCACGCGGCAGCTGGCTGGCCACGCCCCCCCGCATGACAGTGGCCAGTACCGTAGGCGCTGGCGACACCCTGGTGGCGGCCATGCTGCATGGCCTGCTCGAGGGATATGATGCCGAGCAGGCGCTGGGATTTGCTGCCGCACTCTCCGCCGAGTCGGTGCGCCATATCGGGGTGGGCGATCCCCATGCCGAAGATTTCGATCAACTCAAGCAACAGACCCGTGTGCGTCGACTCGATGACGCTGATGTCGCGGAAGAGGGAGCGCCCCAATGA
- a CDS encoding SPW repeat protein: MRFISTRTHGMVDYIVGLFLIVSPFLFGFADGTAAQWVPIVLGVAALIYSVCTKYELGLVPMIPMPMHLTLDVMSGILFVISPWLFGFADRVFLPHVIFGLFEIVAGLTTKTGPDVRRPSHHH, translated from the coding sequence ATGCGCTTTATCTCGACTCGCACTCACGGAATGGTCGATTATATAGTCGGCCTGTTTTTGATCGTCTCTCCCTTTCTGTTTGGCTTTGCCGATGGCACGGCGGCACAGTGGGTACCCATCGTCCTAGGCGTGGCCGCGCTCATCTACAGCGTCTGCACAAAATATGAATTGGGCCTGGTACCAATGATTCCGATGCCGATGCATCTGACGCTCGACGTAATGAGCGGCATCCTCTTCGTTATCTCCCCTTGGCTATTCGGTTTTGCCGACCGGGTGTTCCTCCCTCATGTCATTTTTGGGTTATTCGAGATTGTTGCTGGCTTGACCACCAAGACAGGCCCTGACGTTCGGCGCCCCAGCCATCACCATTGA
- a CDS encoding antibiotic biosynthesis monooxygenase produces the protein MSTAPVTLMVARRVARGRYRAFHEWLDEGRHLAADFHGYLGSGVLAPPPGEDEHQIIFRFTDEATLAAWEHSASRRAWLARGQGLYAEPSEHRASGIDSWFRDAAGNTPPRWKQAVAVWLAFFPVSLMFQWLFGGVLSSWPLVPKVLISTLILTPIMVFYFIPLSTRLLAPWLQGQTSVLERLGRLLHHRRA, from the coding sequence ATGTCTACCGCCCCCGTCACCCTGATGGTGGCGCGCCGCGTAGCCCGCGGGCGCTACCGAGCGTTTCATGAATGGCTCGATGAGGGTCGCCATCTTGCCGCCGACTTCCACGGTTACCTGGGCTCGGGCGTACTGGCACCGCCACCCGGCGAAGACGAGCATCAGATCATCTTTCGCTTTACCGACGAGGCCACTCTGGCCGCATGGGAGCACTCCGCCTCGAGGCGTGCCTGGCTCGCGCGTGGGCAGGGGCTCTATGCCGAGCCCAGCGAGCATCGTGCCAGCGGGATCGACAGCTGGTTTCGCGACGCCGCGGGCAATACGCCGCCCCGCTGGAAGCAAGCCGTGGCGGTCTGGCTGGCATTCTTTCCCGTCTCGCTGATGTTTCAGTGGCTGTTCGGCGGCGTCTTGTCCAGTTGGCCGCTGGTGCCCAAGGTGCTGATCAGCACGTTGATACTGACCCCCATCATGGTGTTCTACTTCATTCCGCTCTCGACGCGCTTGCTGGCGCCTTGGCTGCAGGGACAGACATCCGTGCTGGAGCGCCTGGGGCGCTTGCTGCACCATCGTCGAGCATGA
- a CDS encoding aldehyde dehydrogenase family protein, with protein MIYANPGSDGAVVSFEKRYGNYIGGEFVPPVKGQYFDNVTPINGEVFCEIPRSTAEDIELALDAAHKAAPAWGRTSATERSNLLLKIADRIEQNLEVLAVAETWDNGKAVRETLNADIPLAVDHFRYFAGCIRAQEGTAADIDAHTVAYHFYEPLGVVGQIIPWNFPLLMATWKLAPALAAGNCVVMKPAEQTPASILKLMELIGDLLPPGVVNVVNGYGAEAGQALATSKRIAKIAFTGSTPVGAHILKCAAENIIPSTVELGGKSPNIYFADIMNAEPEFIDKAAEGLVLAFFNQGEVCTCPSRALIQESIYEAFMARVMERVKMIKRGNPLDTDVQVGAQASQEQFDKIMSYMDIAREEGAEFLTGGGQERMEESLGRGFYIQPTLLKGNNSMRVFQEEIFGPVVAVTTFKDEAEALAIANDTEFGLGAGVWSRDINVAFRMGRGIQAGRVWTNCYHQYPAHAAFGGYKKSGVGRENHKMMLAHYQQTKNLLVSYDTNPLGFF; from the coding sequence ATGATCTACGCCAATCCCGGTAGCGACGGTGCCGTCGTCTCCTTCGAAAAACGTTATGGCAACTACATCGGCGGTGAATTCGTGCCCCCGGTAAAGGGGCAGTATTTCGATAATGTCACTCCCATCAATGGCGAGGTGTTCTGCGAGATACCGCGCTCCACGGCCGAGGATATCGAGCTGGCACTGGATGCCGCGCACAAGGCGGCACCCGCCTGGGGCAGGACCTCCGCCACCGAGCGCTCCAATCTGCTGCTGAAGATTGCCGATCGTATCGAGCAGAACCTGGAAGTGCTGGCGGTTGCCGAGACCTGGGACAACGGCAAGGCGGTACGCGAGACGCTCAATGCCGATATCCCGCTTGCCGTCGACCACTTCCGTTACTTTGCCGGCTGCATCCGTGCTCAGGAGGGCACCGCGGCGGATATCGACGCCCATACAGTGGCCTACCATTTTTATGAGCCGCTGGGGGTGGTGGGGCAGATCATCCCCTGGAACTTTCCATTATTGATGGCGACCTGGAAGCTGGCGCCGGCGCTGGCGGCCGGCAATTGCGTCGTGATGAAGCCCGCCGAGCAGACGCCCGCCTCGATCCTCAAGCTGATGGAGCTGATCGGTGATCTGCTGCCGCCGGGCGTGGTCAACGTCGTCAACGGTTATGGGGCCGAAGCCGGCCAGGCGCTGGCGACCAGTAAACGTATCGCCAAGATCGCCTTTACCGGCTCGACGCCGGTGGGTGCGCACATTCTCAAGTGTGCCGCCGAGAACATCATTCCCTCCACGGTGGAGTTGGGTGGCAAGTCACCGAACATCTATTTCGCCGACATCATGAATGCCGAACCGGAGTTCATTGACAAGGCCGCCGAGGGGCTGGTACTTGCGTTCTTCAACCAGGGCGAGGTGTGTACCTGTCCTTCCCGGGCGTTGATCCAGGAGAGCATCTACGAGGCATTCATGGCACGGGTCATGGAGCGGGTCAAGATGATCAAGCGCGGCAATCCGCTGGATACCGATGTCCAGGTCGGGGCCCAGGCCTCACAGGAGCAGTTTGACAAGATCATGTCGTACATGGACATTGCCCGTGAGGAGGGTGCTGAGTTCCTCACCGGTGGCGGTCAGGAGCGCATGGAGGAGTCGCTCGGCCGCGGCTTCTATATCCAGCCGACGCTACTCAAGGGCAATAACAGCATGCGCGTCTTCCAGGAGGAGATCTTCGGTCCGGTGGTGGCGGTGACCACCTTCAAGGATGAGGCGGAGGCGCTGGCAATCGCCAACGATACTGAGTTCGGGCTTGGCGCCGGAGTGTGGAGCCGCGACATCAATGTCGCCTTCCGCATGGGACGTGGCATTCAGGCCGGGCGTGTGTGGACCAATTGCTATCATCAGTATCCCGCACATGCCGCCTTCGGTGGCTACAAGAAGTCCGGTGTCGGCCGCGAAAACCACAAGATGATGCTGGCCCACTACCAGCAGACCAAGAATCTTCTGGTCAGCTATGACACCAACCCGCTGGGTTTCTTCTAA
- a CDS encoding PTS fructose-like transporter subunit IIB translates to MKIVVITACPSGMATTFLAARRMEQAATRRQWQASVEMHGELEPFTPVSAETIAAAELIVVAAEQVPEPQRFDGKRLFQAPIDQALPDPAAFLERAEREAKPFDAQAVQPPAGDGVHVPAPGATPATSGQRIVAVTACPTGVAHTFMAAEALAEAGKAMGHKIRVETQGSVGAQDKLTDEEIEATDLVVLACDIEVDSTRFAGKRIYRTSTGSALKKPRPTLEAALAEAEVESDASAGTGERRKGAKEKGVYQHLLTGVSFMLPMVVAGGLLIALSFAFGIEAFEEEGTLAAALMQIGGGTAFALMIPVLAGYIAYSIADRPGIAPGMIGGMLASTIEAGFIGGILAGFLAGYAALAVTRYVKLPSSIESLKPILIIPLLASLVTGLVMIYVIGEPVAALLAGLTSFLAGMDATNAVLLGILLGAMMCFDLGGPVNKAAYAFGVGLLASGTYAPMAAIMAAGMVPALGMGIASFVARDKYSAPEREAGKASFVLGLCFISEGAIPFAAKDPLRVIPACIVGGAITGALSMLAGAQLMAPHGGVFVLLIPQAVNHVLLYLGAIAVGSLVTGLGYALLKRGAAPVVVAPAQ, encoded by the coding sequence ATGAAGATTGTCGTGATCACCGCCTGCCCAAGCGGCATGGCCACCACCTTTCTCGCCGCACGGCGCATGGAGCAGGCCGCGACGCGTCGTCAATGGCAGGCAAGTGTGGAGATGCATGGCGAGCTCGAGCCGTTCACGCCGGTCAGTGCCGAGACGATCGCGGCTGCCGAGCTGATCGTGGTTGCCGCAGAGCAGGTTCCCGAGCCGCAGCGTTTCGACGGCAAGCGCCTCTTCCAGGCGCCGATAGACCAGGCGCTGCCCGACCCGGCGGCCTTTCTCGAGCGCGCCGAGCGCGAGGCCAAACCCTTCGATGCGCAGGCCGTCCAGCCCCCGGCCGGCGATGGCGTCCACGTACCGGCACCTGGCGCAACGCCGGCAACTAGCGGTCAACGCATCGTCGCCGTGACCGCTTGCCCGACCGGCGTGGCGCATACCTTCATGGCGGCCGAGGCCTTGGCGGAGGCGGGCAAGGCGATGGGCCACAAGATTCGCGTCGAGACCCAAGGCTCGGTGGGCGCTCAGGACAAACTCACCGACGAGGAGATCGAGGCCACCGACCTGGTGGTGCTGGCCTGCGACATCGAGGTCGATTCCACCCGTTTCGCGGGCAAGCGCATCTACCGCACCTCGACCGGCAGTGCGCTGAAGAAACCGCGTCCGACCCTCGAGGCGGCACTTGCCGAGGCCGAGGTGGAGAGCGACGCCAGTGCCGGCACCGGCGAGCGCCGCAAGGGCGCCAAGGAGAAGGGCGTCTACCAGCACCTGTTGACGGGCGTCTCCTTCATGCTACCGATGGTGGTGGCGGGGGGGCTTCTGATCGCGCTGTCGTTCGCTTTCGGCATCGAAGCCTTCGAGGAGGAGGGGACGCTCGCCGCGGCGCTGATGCAGATCGGTGGCGGTACCGCCTTCGCGCTGATGATTCCGGTGCTCGCCGGCTACATTGCCTACTCGATTGCCGACCGGCCGGGCATCGCGCCGGGCATGATCGGCGGTATGCTGGCTTCGACCATCGAAGCCGGCTTCATCGGTGGCATTCTGGCCGGTTTCCTGGCCGGCTATGCGGCCCTGGCGGTAACCCGCTACGTCAAGCTGCCCTCGAGCATCGAGTCGCTCAAGCCGATCCTGATCATCCCGCTGCTGGCGAGTCTCGTCACCGGCCTGGTAATGATCTACGTGATCGGCGAGCCGGTGGCGGCGTTGCTTGCAGGCTTGACCAGCTTCCTTGCCGGAATGGACGCCACCAATGCCGTGCTGCTCGGAATTCTGCTTGGCGCCATGATGTGCTTCGACCTGGGCGGACCGGTCAACAAGGCCGCCTACGCCTTTGGCGTGGGTCTGCTGGCTTCCGGTACCTATGCGCCGATGGCGGCGATCATGGCCGCCGGCATGGTGCCGGCACTGGGCATGGGGATCGCTAGTTTCGTGGCCCGCGACAAGTACTCCGCGCCCGAGCGCGAGGCGGGCAAGGCCTCCTTCGTGCTGGGGTTGTGCTTCATCAGCGAGGGGGCGATTCCCTTCGCCGCCAAGGACCCGCTGCGGGTGATTCCCGCTTGTATAGTAGGTGGAGCGATCACCGGTGCACTCTCGATGCTGGCCGGGGCCCAGCTGATGGCGCCCCATGGCGGGGTCTTCGTGCTGCTGATCCCCCAGGCCGTCAACCATGTACTGCTCTACCTGGGCGCCATCGCCGTCGGCTCGCTGGTCACCGGGCTTGGCTATGCGCTGCTCAAGCGCGGTGCCGCCCCGGTGGTGGTCGCTCCGGCGCAATAG